One genomic window of Candidatus Zixiibacteriota bacterium includes the following:
- a CDS encoding GPW/gp25 family protein, translated as MDYLALPFILKEGYLGRCNLEESITYSIGLLLSTRPGTIPFSPEYGCNIWDKEFSDLQTANKTDVRGGLRNSIDKFEKRLYNVSISFLPMDDGSLHTLGLAVKVTGNYRDGNEEMKYEATFYLG; from the coding sequence ATGGACTATCTTGCTTTACCGTTTATTCTGAAAGAGGGTTATCTGGGGCGGTGCAATCTGGAGGAATCGATAACCTATTCGATCGGCCTTCTGTTGAGCACCCGGCCGGGCACCATTCCCTTTAGTCCCGAATACGGATGCAATATCTGGGACAAGGAATTTTCCGATTTGCAGACGGCCAACAAGACCGATGTCAGAGGGGGGCTCAGAAATTCCATTGACAAGTTTGAGAAGAGACTTTACAACGTATCGATCTCCTTCCTTCCGATGGATGATGGTTCTCTTCATACTCTCGGGCTGGCGGTGAAAGTCACCGGCAACTACCGCGATGGCAATGAGGAAATGAAATATGAGGCCACTTTCTATTTAGGTTAG
- a CDS encoding type VI secretion system Vgr family protein — protein MSGVQTEAACTIRVDNKKIEFDISSVTLAQYIDYHHSVEVRLRQVGKASGSKDIDDPAKYTGFLGKSIAVNIKVTSGVVDASRELEFIGIVTDVGLESSIDGLNTAIIKGYGPTIALDGARKYAFFENQSASEIIGAIVRNYPITVGNIESTKGTMKFTVQYHETDYAFITRLALEAGKYAFYNGKEFRLVKASGADIEELVWRETLGSFSYNLGTGVTDYHADVYNYEQSNTLTQDTKSLPAQSALGNLSKLSPDASKNIYSESSYSLRAKHVPDAQSLDDILQNEKSGSLGRMILCRGDSIVPKIMVGRCVKIRGMDKLDGSYWVTGVVHNFDESGKYANYFECLPLDIAAPRTLLEPKQITDLQSAVVVDNNDPDKMGRIKVKFPWSGNNTTLWIRFMTLHAGKSLGWFCLPEIGDEVLVGFERGDPDLPVALGALTNKDNSPHSDTNNPQNDVKMLLTKGGNQIYIMDESGKEQIKIAMKGGQNSIVMELSSPPKISIESQGDISLKGQNITIESQQKMVLKAGTDLNAESINMGLKASANSNIEGMMVNVKGTPIKLN, from the coding sequence ATGTCCGGAGTTCAAACAGAAGCTGCCTGTACCATCCGCGTGGATAATAAAAAAATAGAATTTGATATTTCCTCGGTTACTCTCGCCCAATATATCGATTATCATCATAGTGTTGAAGTCAGGCTGAGGCAGGTGGGGAAAGCCTCCGGCAGCAAAGATATTGACGATCCTGCCAAATATACCGGCTTTTTGGGCAAATCCATTGCGGTCAATATCAAGGTGACCAGCGGCGTGGTCGATGCTTCCCGCGAACTGGAATTCATCGGCATTGTAACCGATGTTGGTCTGGAAAGCAGTATCGACGGACTCAATACGGCCATTATCAAAGGATATGGCCCGACCATTGCTCTCGACGGAGCCAGGAAATATGCCTTTTTCGAAAACCAGAGCGCCAGCGAAATAATCGGCGCCATTGTGCGCAATTATCCTATCACCGTGGGAAATATCGAGTCAACCAAAGGGACGATGAAATTCACCGTTCAGTACCATGAAACCGACTACGCCTTTATCACCCGACTGGCTTTGGAAGCGGGGAAATACGCTTTCTACAACGGCAAGGAATTTCGGCTGGTCAAGGCCAGCGGCGCAGATATTGAAGAACTGGTCTGGAGAGAAACCCTCGGGTCATTTAGCTATAATCTGGGAACGGGTGTTACCGACTATCATGCCGATGTCTATAATTACGAGCAAAGCAATACACTTACTCAGGATACGAAATCGCTTCCAGCGCAGTCGGCGCTGGGGAATCTGTCCAAGCTTTCGCCCGATGCCTCCAAGAATATCTATTCCGAATCCAGTTACAGTTTGAGGGCCAAACATGTCCCTGATGCGCAATCGCTCGATGACATCCTGCAGAATGAGAAAAGCGGCTCTCTGGGGCGAATGATCTTGTGCCGGGGCGATTCGATTGTACCCAAGATAATGGTTGGTCGCTGTGTCAAGATCAGAGGAATGGACAAGCTGGATGGCTCCTATTGGGTCACCGGTGTTGTTCACAATTTTGACGAAAGCGGCAAATATGCCAATTATTTCGAATGTCTTCCCTTGGATATCGCCGCCCCACGGACGCTCCTGGAGCCAAAACAGATAACAGATCTTCAAAGTGCCGTGGTTGTAGACAATAACGACCCGGATAAAATGGGCCGCATCAAAGTAAAATTCCCATGGAGCGGCAATAATACTACTCTTTGGATACGCTTCATGACACTGCACGCCGGAAAAAGCCTCGGCTGGTTCTGTCTGCCGGAGATTGGCGATGAGGTCCTGGTCGGATTTGAAAGGGGAGACCCTGACCTGCCCGTCGCCCTGGGCGCCCTGACCAATAAAGACAATTCTCCGCACTCCGACACAAATAACCCCCAGAATGATGTTAAGATGCTGCTCACCAAGGGGGGAAATCAGATCTATATCATGGATGAATCCGGCAAAGAGCAGATAAAGATTGCCATGAAAGGCGGTCAGAATAGCATTGTGATGGAGCTTTCCAGCCCCCCCAAGATCAGCATTGAAAGCCAGGGAGATATCAGCCTGAAAGGGCAGAATATCACTATCGAGAGCCAGCAGAAAATGGTCTTGAAAGCGGGGACCGATCTGAATGCCGAAAGTATAAACATGGGTCTGAAAGCTTCGGCAAATTCCAATATTGAAGGAATGATGGTGAATGTAAAGGGAACACCCATCAAGTTGAATTGA
- the tssD gene encoding type VI secretion system tube protein TssD, protein MARRPILEIDGVVYKNVYEISYELYTAKDETGRPADRAHAGVIRVTRESDEKADIARWAMDSSKPNWKAGKVTFKNPDDATMKELTWEEGFITRYEEHIPHVKHQPDDQVYEYFEISCHKLIIGDAEIDNRWQE, encoded by the coding sequence ATGGCACGGAGACCAATTCTCGAAATTGACGGTGTTGTTTACAAGAACGTTTATGAGATCTCTTATGAACTGTACACCGCCAAAGACGAAACCGGCCGTCCCGCCGACCGCGCCCACGCCGGCGTTATCCGGGTGACGCGCGAATCGGACGAAAAGGCCGATATTGCCCGCTGGGCAATGGATTCGAGCAAGCCGAACTGGAAAGCCGGTAAGGTCACATTCAAGAATCCCGATGATGCCACCATGAAGGAGTTGACCTGGGAAGAAGGCTTCATCACCCGCTATGAGGAGCATATCCCTCATGTCAAGCATCAGCCGGATGATCAGGTATATGAATACTTTGAAATCTCCTGCCACAAGCTGATAATCGGCGATGCCGAGATAGATAATCGCTGGCAGGAATAA